A genomic stretch from Shewanella sediminis HAW-EB3 includes:
- a CDS encoding flippase: MNNKKYLSGLSKFVPSGVLNNASWLLLEKGLLLGSGFLFTIVLTRYWSVSELGDYQYLLALVALLVPFSNLGLNSLVSRELVTRAEHTDVIMGTAVVLRLLGALLGGVIFSLLSIWLVAPTLQPLFFVLLFAQLSHAFGVFDYYFEAKVQSRVSAILRTCVGLSFMAVKLSCVVQGADLYTVLLLTVVEWVVLSLMWLLVYQLYHKRLKEMSWCSAQARRYLSRCGWLILSSIAAIVYLKIDQVMLGSLHSSESVAFYSLASRLSEVWYLVPGIVVASFYPSLIKAKEQNEDYQGSLQRLSDSLCWAAITIAILMSVIAPVLVPLLFGDTYLPVVAILQIHIWAGVFIFMRALFSKWLLIEDLPKYSLVTHGSGAIINLLLNSLLIPEHGALGAAWATLASYAVASYLGLFIFPKTRCMGVLMTYSLLAPVCRFRLRKRG, encoded by the coding sequence TTGAACAATAAAAAATATCTTAGTGGACTATCTAAGTTCGTGCCTTCCGGAGTGCTCAACAATGCAAGTTGGCTTCTGCTCGAAAAAGGCTTGCTATTAGGCAGTGGCTTTCTATTTACTATCGTTTTAACACGGTATTGGTCTGTGTCGGAGTTAGGGGATTACCAGTACCTGTTAGCTTTAGTGGCGCTTCTGGTTCCATTTTCTAATCTTGGGTTAAACTCACTGGTGAGTCGAGAGCTCGTGACCAGAGCCGAGCATACCGATGTGATTATGGGGACGGCTGTTGTTCTCAGGTTGCTAGGGGCGCTACTCGGCGGGGTCATATTTAGTCTACTATCGATTTGGTTGGTAGCTCCCACCCTACAACCTCTATTTTTCGTCTTGTTATTCGCGCAATTATCCCATGCATTTGGGGTCTTCGATTACTATTTTGAAGCAAAAGTACAATCGAGAGTTTCGGCAATTCTGAGGACCTGTGTAGGCCTTAGTTTTATGGCGGTTAAACTTTCATGTGTAGTGCAAGGTGCTGACCTTTATACAGTATTGTTGCTTACCGTCGTAGAATGGGTAGTACTCAGTTTGATGTGGTTATTGGTATATCAGCTTTATCACAAGCGTCTCAAAGAGATGTCTTGGTGCTCTGCCCAAGCTCGAAGATACCTTAGTCGCTGCGGTTGGCTAATACTCTCCAGTATCGCTGCAATCGTCTATCTAAAGATTGATCAAGTCATGTTAGGCTCTCTGCATTCCAGTGAATCAGTCGCTTTTTATAGTCTTGCGAGTCGATTATCTGAGGTCTGGTATCTGGTACCAGGAATCGTTGTAGCTTCATTTTATCCCTCTTTAATCAAAGCTAAAGAGCAGAATGAAGACTACCAGGGATCATTGCAGCGTCTATCTGATAGCCTTTGTTGGGCCGCGATTACTATTGCGATTTTGATGAGTGTTATTGCTCCCGTTCTCGTGCCGTTGCTATTTGGTGATACTTACCTGCCTGTAGTTGCCATATTGCAGATCCATATCTGGGCGGGCGTGTTTATTTTTATGAGAGCGTTATTTAGTAAGTGGCTCCTCATTGAGGATCTACCCAAATATTCTTTGGTTACCCACGGAAGTGGCGCCATTATTAACTTATTACTGAATAGCCTACTCATACCTGAGCATGGTGCGTTAGGTGCAGCTTGGGCTACGCTGGCATCCTATGCGGTGGCTTCATATTTAGGTTTGTTTATTTTTCCTAAGACCCGCTGTATGGGAGTGTTGATGACGTACTCCCTATTGGCACCTGTGTGTAGGTTTAGATTGAGAAAGAGGGGCTAA